One genomic segment of Oreochromis aureus strain Israel breed Guangdong linkage group 9, ZZ_aureus, whole genome shotgun sequence includes these proteins:
- the prlh2 gene encoding prolactin releasing hormone 2, with the protein MLPVRAADVRHCVLTSRWLPAALALLLLLSSSFSRAHSTTVEHDFHIVHNVDNRSPEIDPFWYVGRGVRPIGRFGKRHSSLEALGSDGMPVVRTLELLLSSLRNKENLGKVLDGEDGDWLP; encoded by the exons ATGCTGCCCGTGAGAGCGGCTGATGTCCGGCACTGCGTCCTGACGAGCCGCTGGCTGCCCGCAGCTCTGgcgctgctcctcctcctctcctccagcTTCAGCCGCGCtcacagcaccacagtggagcACGACTTCCACATTGTTCATAATGTAGACAACAGAA GTCCAGAGATAGACCCATTCTGGTATGTGGGGCGCGGGGTGAGACCCATTGGGCGCTTTGGGAAGAGGCACAGCAGTCTGGAGGCTCTGGGCAGCGATGGGATGCCCGTCGTCAGGACGTTGGAGCTGCTGCTCAGCAGCCTGAGAAACAAGGAGAATCTTGGAAAAGTGCTCGACGGGGAGGACGGTGATTGGTTACCGTGA